A genomic stretch from Setaria italica strain Yugu1 chromosome VII, Setaria_italica_v2.0, whole genome shotgun sequence includes:
- the LOC101777121 gene encoding uncharacterized protein LOC101777121, whose protein sequence is MGPPQRRQPDQARPAGSACVWVVAVVLLLAVLAGGGCLVLYVTLPPAEVPHWLPAAGLALVAFPWAFWIATCAYRCCCSGSDAAAPPVASNVERQASSRKAVAPMPSSKSLKGARSARHAADGATPASRSPTASSAARRVRFGDTTVLGEEHAAAAAGDKDDGSSVHSNESEAPLAYNMQPSS, encoded by the coding sequence ATGGGGCCGCCGCAGAGGCGGCAGCCGGAtcaggcgcggccggcggggagcgCGTGCGtgtgggtggtggcggtggtcctcctcctcgccgtgctTGCCGGCGGCGGGTGCCTGGTGCTCTACGTCACGCTGCCCCCGGCCGAGGTGCCGCACTGGCTGCCGGCCGCCGGGCTCGCGCTCGTCGCGTTCCCGTGGGCGTTCTGGATCGCCACGTGCGCGTACCGGTGCTGCTGCTCGGGttcggacgcggcggcgccgcccgtggCGAGCAACGTGGAGCGGCAGGCGTCGTCGAGGAAGGCCGTGGCGCCGATGCCGAGCAGCAAGAGCCTCAAGGGCGCCCGCAGCGCGAGGCACGCCGCCGACGGGGCGACGCCGGCCTCGAGGTCCCCCACCGCCAGCAGCGCCGCGCGCCGGGTGCGGTTCGGCGACACCACCGTGCTCGGGGaggagcacgccgccgccgccgcgggggacaAGGACGACGGCTCGTCGGTGCACTCCAACGAGAGCGAGGCGCCACTCGCCTACAACATGCAGCCTTCGTCATGA
- the LOC106804445 gene encoding uncharacterized protein LOC106804445, with amino-acid sequence MASDRGEVDTSRAFRSVKEAVAVFGERILVREAQLRPNGITHGNHRAGREVNLKANVVAVAASDAKLERTDGVRDSVGLQPRESYSKPSVSFNAKQEGSSSNTKTASNELPVPVPRPVSEDVPMYLVPSSPPFFASSPSLANDDDDEQAERKETDLMVMSTIKKLEEEAARTRQEVSQLKRRLAEMELSMATLNAKLHRALSKVAHMEADNAAAARASIERGRSGDVALAVWAERRAPSRPQLGHLLRLGGADREAAVMSGGGGGGRTVAVPSRRKVQKQKPIVPLVVPLINGVLFSKKRRMKDKESVYMKELYSLLRLS; translated from the coding sequence ATGGCGTCGGACCGTGGAGAGGTTGACACCTCCCGCGCGTTCCGGTCTGTCAAGGAGGCGGTCGCCGTGTTCGGGGAGCGCATCCTCGTCAGGGAGGCACAGTTGAGGCCAAATGGTATTACCCATGGCAACCATCGGGCTGGCAGGGAGGTGAACCTCAAGGCGAACGTCGTCGCCGTTGCCGCCTCGGATGCGAAGCTTGAGCGGACTGATGGCGTCAGGGATTCTGTTGGTCTTCAGCCCAGGGAAAGCTACTCCAAGCCAAGTGTCAGCTTCAATGCCAAGCAAGAAGGGAGTAGCAGCAAcacgaagactgcttcaaacgAACTACCAGTGCCGGTGCCAAGGCCCGTTTCAGAAGACGTGCCAATGTACTTGGtgccttcctcgccgccgttcTTCGCATCATCGCCGTCGCTGgcgaacgacgacgacgatgagcaagCAGAGCGCAAGGAGACCGACCTCATGGTCATGAGCACCATCAAGAAGctggaggaagaggcggcgagGACGAGGCAGGAGGTGTCGCAGCTCAAGAGGAGGCTGGCCGAGATGGAGCTGTCCATGGCGACGCTGAACGCCAAGCTCCACCGCGCACTCTCCAAGGTGGCGCACATGGAGGCCGacaacgcggcggcggcgcgcgccagcATCGAGAGGGGCCGCAGCGGCGACGTGGCGCTCGCGGTGTGGGCCGAGCGCCGCGCTCCCAGCAGGCCGCAGTTGGGCCACCTGCTGAGGCTCGGCGGGGCCgacagggaggcggcggtgatgagcggcggcggcggcggcggtcggacAGTGGCGGTGCCGTCGAGAAGGAAGGTGCAGAAGCAGAAGCCGATCGTGCCCCTGGTTGTTCCGCTCATCAATGGCGTGCTGTTctccaagaagaggaggatgaaggaCAAGGAGAGCGTGTACATGAAGGAGCTTTACAGCTTGCTTAGGCTGAGTTGA
- the LOC101770784 gene encoding uncharacterized protein LOC101770784 produces MSIPTALFKRRCGRGREPGASARYAVRRAGGGTSLMVRRGRPGRFLPQRRPLAACSSLMARRCGRSGAGQILLRRRREDRISALPDDLLLLILRRLDTRSALGAGSLSKRWAHLPRELDALDLRASDMLPPRYHRWVDLYKDNRAFLHCFRAMNLELLANIRRYERRAMRAFISSTERFLEGPRRRVKTLSLEFFITGNAGRMDRLVAEAIDAWGVEDLEAVAKRIFGSRGPGVDDFPIHTFPSHGLCKEPRASRLRSLKLSGCVPPPLHEYNALNRLVLQGLPAPTPVAAYEDIFTLCPQLQTLHLISCGCSTRKGISLIVTVDAPRSQIRELVVENCTFRKLSLRALPCLESLVSLQSWVIFESSSFPCLSQRNLAVCLGLEEIDWRLDLELDMFLDCTPGIRNLIIRFTGPYRWIVPSSPPSEFLPNLRRLLVADVPSSWDVTWPRLLLEMAPSLEILHIHIVHAVSKKPGEEIPWTPTELRQHHLKEFVVVGFKGTARQICLVKFVVGVCTALCHLAMFKNGHVRYRGHWDWEMVTQEQSWSDEEKGTTLKQIMDMVSSTSPVQLVLG; encoded by the coding sequence ATGTCGATCCCGACGGCGCTATTTAAGCGCcgctgcggccgcggccgtgAGCCAGGCGCATCTGCTCGCTACGCGGTTCGTCGCGCAGGTGGAGGTACCTCTCTCATGGTGAGGAGAGGTAGGCCGGGTCGGTTCCTGCCCCAGCGCCGTCCGTTGGCGGCCTGTAGCTCTCTCATGGCAAGGAGATGTGGCAGGAGTGGGGCGGGTCAAAtcctgctccggcgccgccgtgagGACCGGATAAGCGCCCTCCCCGACGACCTCCTTCTCCTCATCCTGCGCCGTCTCGACACCCGCTCGGCGCTTGGCGCCGGCTCGCTCTCCAAGCGCTGGGCGCACCTCCCCCGCGAGCTCGATGCCCTCGATCTGAGGGCCAGCGACATGCTCCCGCCGCGGTACCACCGATGGGTTGACCTCTACAAGGACAACCGCGCCTTTCTGCACTGCTTCCGCGCGATGAATCTGGAGCTGCTGGCTAACATCAGGAGGTACGAGCGCCGTGCCATGCGCGCCTTCATCAGCTCCACGGAGCGCTTCTTGGAAGGGCCTCGCCGGAGGGTCAAGACGCTGAGCCTCGAGTTCTTCATCACCGGCAACGCCGGCCGCATGGACCGGCTCGTCGCGGAGGCCATCGATGCTTGGGGCGTCGAGGACCTTGAGGCCGTGGCTAAGCGAATTTTCGGAAGTCGAGGACCAGGAGTCGACGACTTTCCTATCCATACCTTTCCTAGCCATGGCCTGTGCAAGGAGCCCCGCGCGTCACGCCTGCGGAGCCTTAAGCTCAGTGGCTGCGTGCCTCCACCCCTGCACGAGTACAACGCGCTCAACAGGCTCGTCCTGCAAGGCCTACCGGCACCGACGCCTGTGGCGGCCTATGAGGACATCTTCACCTTGTGCCCCCAGTTGCAGACGCTGCACCTCATCTCCTGCGGCTGCAGCACCCGCAAGGGCATATCCTTGATTGTGACCGTGGACGCCCCCAGATCACAAATCAGAGAGCTCGTGGTGGAGAATTGCACATTCCGAAAGCTATCGCTGAGGGCTCTTCCCTGTCTCGAGAGCCTTGTGTCGCTTCAAAGTTGGGTGATCTTCGAGTCTAGCTCATTTCCTTGCCTCAGCCAACGGAACCTTGCCGTGTGCCTCGGCTTGGAAGAAATAGACTGGCGTTTGGACTTGGAGCTCGACATGTTTCTCGATTGCACCCCGGGCATAAGGAACCTCATTATCCGCTTCACTGGGCCTTACAGATGGATTGTGCCGTCGAGCCCCCCGTCTGAATTCTTGCCAAACCTGAGGCGGCTGCTGGTCGCGGATGTGCCTTCGTCCTGGGATGTCACATGGCCTCGTCTGCTCCTCGAGATGGCACCTTCCCTCGAGATCCTTCACATACACATTGTGCATGCCGTTAGCAAGAAGCCTGGTGAAGAGATACCCTGGACGCCCACAGAGCTTCGGCAGCATCACCTGAAGGAGTTTGTGGTGGTTGGTTTCAAGGGGACGGCGAGGCAGATTTGCCTTGTCAAGTTTGTGGTGGGAGTATGCACGGCGTTGTGCCATCTCGCCATGTTCAAGAATGGGCATGTTCGGTACAGGGGGCATTGGGACTGGGAGATGGTGACGCAGGAACAATCTTGGAGCGACGAGGAGAAGGGCACCACGCTCAAGCAGATTATGGACATGGTTTCTTCAACTTCTCCAGTTCAATTAGTTTTGGGTTAA